A region of the Patescibacteria group bacterium genome:
AAAGAAAAAAGAGGAAATAGAAAGTATGGAGACTTAGTAATGTGGAAACAAATGATTGATAAAGCTGCGAGTGAAAACAAAGGCGTTATTTTGATTACTGACGAAAAGGAAGAAGACTGGTGGTTAATTTCTCAAAATCAGATTATTGGTCCAAGACCAGAGCTTATCAATGAATTTGTAGAAAAGACTAAAATGAGTTTTTATATGTATCGATTAGATAATTTTATGGAATTAGCTGGAAAATATGTAAAGATCAAAAAGAAAGTTAGAAAGCAAGCTTTAAAAGAAATTAAAGAGAGAAGTGAATATGACAGACCTGATACTGGTGTTTTCAGACTTGATAGAATCTCTGATGCTGGCGTTGGAGTTATCAGCCCCGATAGAGGTTTTGAGAGAATCTACGATACAGGCGTTAGTGGTATTAGGGGCGAAGATATTACAAGAGCTTTTAGGCCCGGTGATTTAGGTATAGCTGGTTCAGGAGCCATCTACCCTAGTGGAGAACAATTCTTCTGTCCATTCTGTAGAAGAGAGGTCACTAGAGAATTACATAATAAAAGAAAGTCATCGTTGGATAGAACAATGGAATGCCCTTACTGTAAAAAGAAATTTAACATTGATGATGCCCTAGAGCTTAGAGATTTATTATCGTCCCCATAAAAAAGGGGGGTAATCCAATTTGATGTCATACGGTATTTACTATAACGGAAAGCGTCGCACAAGGTATCTTGCAAGACAAAGTAAACCGTTAGGGTAGGGAACTAATTTCAAAAAGCCCGTCGCTGGGCAATTTTAAAAAGGTCGATTTTAAAACAAGTTTTTATGGGGTGTGTTTAAAACTTGTTAGATGAAATTCCATTTTTTATTTTCTATCAAGCTCTCTCGCTCACTCTTTAAGTCTTTTAAAAAACATTATTGTTACATATGGCTATCGCTCCTCTTATTATGAAGACAAATGAGTATGGGCCACTCATATCTCCTTTTAGTGACCGCGGTAAACCAATATATAACTGGCATGTCTTTAAACATAGCTACTCGAAAGGGTTGGTTGAAAAGCTAATTGAAGAATTCAAACTTAGTAAGGGTTCATGGGTTCTAGACCCTTTCTGTGGTAGTGGCACAACATTACTTGCATGCAAAGAGTTGGGTATTAATTCAAAAGGTTTTGATATACTTCCTTTTTCAGTATTTTTATCTAACGTCAAAACGAGAACGTATGAGCCCTGTAAACTAAGACAACGACTTAAGAATTTTAATAGAAATGGTAAATTAACAGTAAAGAATACTTATTTGCCCGATATTAAAATTATAGAGAAGGCTTTTAGTAACGATGTAAAAGACGAATTACTTTATCTAAAGTACAAGATTAATATGATTCGAGATCTCAAAGTGAGAGATTTCTATATGTTGGGATTACTAAGCATACTTGAATCGGTAAGCAATACTTCAAAGGCGGGAGGTTTTTTACGAATTGATGAAAAAAATGTTTCTGGAAAAGAAGTATATCCGAAATTTCTATCAAAAGTTGAAGTAATGATTCAAGATGTTGAAGAATTCAATGATAATTCAAAATTCACTAATGCAAAGGTAAATGCAAAAATATCAGATTCAAGAAGATTTTCAACAAAGAGAAAATTTGATGCAATAATTACTTCCCCACCATATCCAAATAGGCATGATTATACGAGAATATATGGGCTTGAATTAATATTTAATTTTGTTGGGGATAATGATGAATTAAAACAAATCAGATATGACACACTTAGATCTCATGTCGAAGCAAGAAAGAAGTTTAAGTCTAATGGTTATAAAAAACCTTCAACCATTGACGAAATAATTACTAAGGTTAAAAAGGCAGGTTTGAACAATTCAAAAATTCCCGAGATGATTGAAGGATATTTTGAAGATATGTATCTTTCATTATTGCAGATGCAAAAACATCTAAAAAAGAACGGGAAGATAGGGCTTGTTATAAGCAATGTTCGTTTTGGAGGTGTTAATATTCCTGTTGATGAAATACTTGCTGAGATAGGTGAACAAACAGGATTATCAACTGATATCATATTTGTTGCCAGATACAGAGGAAATAGTGCTCAGCAAATGAAAAAATTTAAAAGAAAGCCCTCAAGAGAAAGCATCATTATTTGGAAAAATTCGTAAAAAATTATTTACTACCAATAATTTTTCCTTTTGTCTCTGGATTTAAGTAATAATCAAAAGCCTTTTTGAGGAAGTTATGTCTTCTTCGAATGGAGTATGGTTCAACTGAAGCTTGTAAGATATATTTATGGAACTCCTCCATTAAATTAATATTTTCCGGTTTTTCATAACTCTTTATTAGTTTCATATTATGTTTGATTTCATCTAGTAATTTAAGATAGAATTCAACAAATTTTGGAATAAGACCTTTTTTCTCTTTTAGATATAAATTCTCAGTAAAAAAATATGCTGTTACAGCAATCCCTCTGCTTGAAATGTCTTTAGCATCTTCTCCAAATTCAGCATCCATAATTTTAAGAACCTTTTTTATTCGAATTAAATTTTCATCGTCCTTTTTTAGGTTATAATTATCTTCGAAAAAATCTTGGATATCTACTAATCTTGCTCTGACAAAATCACCTGTTTCTATGCGTTTAAATGAATTAATGCAAATTTGAGCTAAGGTAAATGGTCTTGAAAATCTTTTTTCAGATAGTTTTGTGTATCTAAAGAAGGGACCCTTATTTCCAATTTCTTT
Encoded here:
- a CDS encoding DUF262 domain-containing protein, which gives rise to MSKKNKKKRKSKSEKRRSTLLLTVKEFINKYVYRIDLDADYQREKVWSKKEQELLLDSILRDIDIPKIYLAKVEGNKQFDFECIDGKQRMITLLNYFKPDPNEKNSLIVEVAGGKYTYKQLKKEYPKAAKKIENYELTFIIYKKIDDDLIREIFRRLQLGIRLNSGELLKTYTGAIRDFIYKEIGNKGPFFRYTKLSEKRFSRPFTLAQICINSFKRIETGDFVRARLVDIQDFFEDNYNLKKDDENLIRIKKVLKIMDAEFGEDAKDISSRGIAVTAYFFTENLYLKEKKGLIPKFVEFYLKLLDEIKHNMKLIKSYEKPENINLMEEFHKYILQASVEPYSIRRRHNFLKKAFDYYLNPETKGKIIGSK